The DNA sequence TCGTAGAAGTCCTTATCGATCTCCCGGACCTTGTCAAAGGCTACCTTCTGTACCTCGGGCAGAACCTTGTACGGCCACGAAGCAAAGAGCAGGTCGGCGGTGTCGGTATCCACCCCGGCTTCCAGAGCTTCCTCGGAATACAGGGGCCCGAAAACCTCCTGCATGAGCGTCTCGGAACGCACGATGTGGGTCGAGGAGCGCTGAATCATCACCGGACGAGCACCGTTGTCATAGAGGTCCGCGCAGATGTCGTGGGCCGAGTTGTTCGCACCCAACACGACGACATCCTTATCCCGATCAACCTCACCTCCAGCATGCTCGGAAGAGTGTCGGATCTCCCCGTGGAAGCTATCCTCACCCGGCAGTGAGGGCCGGTTCGGCACACCTGACATCCCCGTCGCTAGGACAAGCTGAGCGGGATGGAGGGTCATCTCGGCGCCATCCCGATTAACGGTGACATCCCAGCGGTTCTCGGCCTCGTTGTAACTGGCTCGCACGCACTCCGTCCTCGTCCAGTAGTCCAAGTCCATGATTCCGACATAGTGTTCGAGCCAGTCACCCATCTTGTCCTTAGGGGTGAACACTGGCCAGTCATCTGGGAAGGGCAGGTAAGGGAGGTGGTCGTACCAGACCGGATCGTGGAGGCAGAGTGAGTGGTAGCGACCGCGCCACTGGTCACCGGGGCGCGCGGCCTTGTCCAAAATGAGGGCGGGCACCCCCAGGCGCTTCAGCCGTGCACCCAGAGCGATGCCGCCCTGACCGCCTCCCACGATGAGAACATAGGGTTGCTCCGTCACACCGAGTGCGTTCTGACGATCGAGTTTCTTGTCCGCCCAGTTCCGCTTGTCGGCGCTTTGCCCATGTTCCGCACCCAGCGGACGACGCCGACCGCTCGGTTCTGGGAATTGCCTCAACTCGCGCGCCGAGGTGAGCATGGTCCACGCCTTGCCGTTACGAAGACGCACGATGCCCGTGCAACGGAAGTCCTGGGAGTCGCAGGAGAACTTGACGCGCGTGACGCCGTTTCCCTCATCAACCGGTTCGCCGTCCAGGACAACATTGCTCAACCTGCTGGCAGGCCACGTTGTGCGGATCATCTCCGCAATCTCTTCCGCCCCTTCGGCGGTGGTGATGTTCCAAGTGAAGGCGAGCAGATCCCGCCAGTATCCCTCGGTTTCAAACAGCTCGCTTATTGCCGTGGCGGCGGTAGCAGCGTCAGAAGCTCCACCCGCCTGCTCCAACGAGTGGAGCCACTCGGTTGCCGTGTCCTTCACGTCGATGACCTTGGTCATGTCTATCTCTCCTCATCGGTATCGTTCTGACCTCACCAATAGTGGCACAGATTACAAAAGGAGAGTGGATAGATGTGCATCACGTTATCTTCTTGAAGTCGGAATTGGGGTGCTTGTCTCTAGGGGCTTAGCAGGGACGATGTATGGATCATGGTGTTGGTGGGGGACGCGAATGAAATAGCTTCCATGGGCAGTAAACGGGCGGTGGTGGCGCCCCTTCCGTGGATGTCGCAATGGTGTGTCGTCGCGGTTTGGGGGCTAGCATCTCAGTGCCGCGTGAGTTTCCTGTATGGAAAATGCTGGGTGTGGGTACCGTGGGGTTATGGAACTAGACCGACGCATGAATTCCCTGGTAGCGTTCTATTTCTCCAAAGGGGTGGCGCACGAATTCTCCAGAGGGGTGGCACACAAACCGCACGGTGACGAGGCAATCAGGGTTGTCTCCAAGCGCGCATATCGCGATTTGGCACGGACCCTTCGCGGGATTGGGTCGCACCCGTCAGCGGAAAGAATCAAGCGGAATGTCGAGGACAGCGTCCTCTCGTTCGTAGAGTCTTTGAAAGAAATTGGTGACCAG is a window from the Corynebacterium testudinoris genome containing:
- a CDS encoding NAD(P)-binding domain-containing protein; the encoded protein is MTKVIDVKDTATEWLHSLEQAGGASDAATAATAISELFETEGYWRDLLAFTWNITTAEGAEEIAEMIRTTWPASRLSNVVLDGEPVDEGNGVTRVKFSCDSQDFRCTGIVRLRNGKAWTMLTSARELRQFPEPSGRRRPLGAEHGQSADKRNWADKKLDRQNALGVTEQPYVLIVGGGQGGIALGARLKRLGVPALILDKAARPGDQWRGRYHSLCLHDPVWYDHLPYLPFPDDWPVFTPKDKMGDWLEHYVGIMDLDYWTRTECVRASYNEAENRWDVTVNRDGAEMTLHPAQLVLATGMSGVPNRPSLPGEDSFHGEIRHSSEHAGGEVDRDKDVVVLGANNSAHDICADLYDNGARPVMIQRSSTHIVRSETLMQEVFGPLYSEEALEAGVDTDTADLLFASWPYKVLPEVQKVAFDKVREIDKDFYDRLEKAGFLLDFGDDDSGLFLKYLRRGSGYYIDVGASELVASGEIPVRSRVNIEEVRERSVVLSDGTELPADVIVLATGYGNMNNWAAQLISQEVADQVGPCWGLGSDTTKDPGPWEGELRNMWKPTAVDGLWFHGGNLHQSRHYSRYLSMQLKARYEGMETPVYDNTRDQ